One genomic region from Bacteroidales bacterium encodes:
- a CDS encoding leucine-rich repeat domain-containing protein, translated as MKYLSFILLFLLAGNVNAQLLDSITLAHETEYTELSEALQNPNKVYRLNLRKKKLKEFPKEIYKLKNLQELNLSKNKLKEIPKEIDTLKHLQILDVSANNIDTIYNEIGNCTKLIKLILNQNIIAYLPPTIGNLTNLTFLDLWGNEIQAFPEEIKKLRNTLKIVDLRVINIHDDQQEEIERLLPDTKIFFSTSCNCN; from the coding sequence ATGAAATATCTATCATTTATTTTATTATTTCTGTTAGCAGGAAATGTTAATGCACAGTTGCTCGATTCCATTACTCTTGCACATGAAACCGAGTATACCGAACTTTCAGAAGCATTACAAAATCCAAACAAAGTTTATCGATTGAATCTTCGTAAAAAGAAACTGAAAGAATTTCCGAAAGAAATTTATAAATTAAAAAATCTTCAGGAATTAAATTTAAGTAAGAACAAACTGAAAGAAATCCCTAAAGAGATAGATACGTTGAAACACCTTCAAATATTAGATGTTTCGGCAAATAATATTGATACCATTTATAATGAAATTGGCAATTGCACCAAACTCATCAAGCTTATTTTAAACCAAAATATTATTGCTTACCTACCTCCAACCATAGGTAATTTGACAAATCTTACATTTCTTGATTTATGGGGAAACGAAATACAAGCATTTCCTGAAGAAATCAAAAAATTACGAAACACCTTGAAAATAGTGGATTTGCGTGTTATAAACATTCATGATGACCAACAGGAAGAAATAGAAAGATTATTACCTGATACGAAAATATTTTTCTCCACAAGTTGTAATTGCAATTGA
- a CDS encoding bifunctional riboflavin kinase/FAD synthetase, with product MKIIRNIDKLPVFVNPVVTIGSFDGVHCGHKAIIERIITIAKKINGNSVAITFSPHPQAVLCNHKKKLYIINTTEEKIKLFEPLGIDYLIIIPFTKEFSKIPYDKFIKDYLVDKIKVATLVIGYDHHFGNNREGSISHLKYLSEKYSFNIEEVSAQYINEEAVSSTKIRNALLAGEIAKANKYLGYFYSITGKVVKGNGLGRTLNFPTANIEVNETDKLIPADGVYAVKVIVDNTVYNGMLNTGIRPTIGGTKRVNEVNIFNFSGEIYNSNITILFMERLRNEIYFPDINKLKEQLILDKEAALKILL from the coding sequence GTGAAAATAATCAGAAATATCGATAAATTACCGGTTTTTGTTAACCCTGTAGTTACCATTGGTTCTTTCGACGGAGTCCATTGCGGGCATAAAGCAATTATCGAGCGCATTATTACTATAGCTAAAAAAATCAACGGTAATTCGGTAGCGATTACTTTTTCGCCTCATCCACAGGCTGTGCTTTGCAATCACAAGAAAAAATTATACATTATCAATACAACCGAGGAAAAAATAAAACTCTTTGAACCTCTGGGCATCGATTACCTTATAATTATTCCTTTCACAAAGGAATTCTCAAAAATACCTTATGACAAATTCATAAAAGATTATTTGGTAGATAAAATCAAAGTGGCAACGCTGGTCATAGGTTACGACCACCATTTCGGCAATAACAGGGAGGGTTCCATTTCTCATTTAAAATATCTTTCGGAAAAATATTCATTTAACATTGAAGAAGTTTCTGCCCAATATATTAATGAAGAAGCGGTAAGCTCTACAAAAATAAGAAATGCTTTATTAGCCGGGGAAATTGCTAAAGCCAATAAATACCTTGGGTATTTTTATTCTATTACAGGAAAAGTTGTAAAGGGAAACGGATTAGGACGAACACTAAACTTTCCTACTGCTAACATTGAAGTTAATGAAACAGATAAATTAATCCCTGCTGATGGAGTTTATGCTGTAAAAGTAATTGTTGATAATACTGTTTATAATGGAATGCTGAACACAGGTATTCGCCCTACAATCGGAGGTACTAAAAGAGTGAACGAGGTGAATATTTTTAATTTTTCAGGGGAAATATACAATAGCAATATTACTATTTTATTCATGGAGCGGTTGCGTAATGAAATTTACTTTCCGGATATAAATAAACTGAAAGAACAATTAATACTTGATAAAGAAGCTGCTTTGAAAATATTATTGTAA
- the atpD gene encoding F0F1 ATP synthase subunit beta codes for MPNNIGKIAQIIGPVIDVVFEEDKLPNIYDALEVFRPDGQRVVLECQQHIGEDTVRTLAMDSTDGLSRGMDVTALGTPISMPGGEYIRGRLFNVIGDAIDGMPAVPKGKLNSIHRDPPRFEDLSTQKEVLYTGIKVIDLIEPYAKGGKIGLFGGAGVGKTVIIMELINNIAKGYSGMSVFAGVGERTREGNDLLRDMIESNVICYGDKFKASMEKGGWDLSLVDEDKLKESNLALVFGQMNEPPGARARVALSGLSLAEYFRDGDEQTGGRDILFFMDNIFRFTQAGSEVSALLGRMPSAVGYQPTLATEMGIMQERITSTKRGSITSVQAVYVPADDLTDPAPATTFAHLDATTVLDRKISEMGIYPAVSPLDSTSRILTPDIVGAEHYNTAQRVKEILQRYKELQDIIAILGMDELSDEDKLVVHRARRVQRFLSQPFHVATQFTGIPGSFVSIEDTVKGFKMIMNGEVDEYPEMAFSMVGTIEEAIEKGKKMIAEAK; via the coding sequence ATGCCAAACAACATTGGGAAAATAGCACAGATCATAGGTCCTGTGATTGACGTTGTTTTTGAGGAAGACAAACTTCCTAATATTTATGATGCGCTTGAAGTTTTCAGGCCCGATGGACAAAGAGTTGTTCTGGAATGCCAGCAGCATATTGGCGAAGATACTGTTCGTACCCTTGCAATGGATTCAACTGATGGGTTAAGCAGGGGAATGGATGTTACAGCATTAGGAACGCCTATTTCTATGCCCGGAGGAGAATATATAAGAGGCCGACTTTTTAATGTCATTGGTGATGCTATTGATGGAATGCCTGCTGTTCCCAAAGGAAAGCTGAACAGTATTCATCGCGATCCTCCGCGGTTTGAAGATCTTTCAACACAAAAAGAAGTTCTGTATACAGGGATTAAAGTAATTGACCTTATTGAACCTTATGCAAAAGGCGGTAAGATTGGACTCTTTGGTGGTGCAGGTGTTGGAAAGACCGTTATCATTATGGAATTGATTAACAATATTGCTAAAGGATATTCGGGAATGTCAGTATTTGCAGGTGTTGGCGAACGTACGAGGGAAGGTAACGACCTGCTGCGTGATATGATAGAATCGAATGTTATCTGCTATGGTGATAAATTTAAAGCATCAATGGAAAAAGGAGGCTGGGACCTCAGCCTTGTTGATGAAGACAAACTGAAAGAATCAAACCTGGCGCTGGTGTTCGGACAAATGAATGAACCTCCCGGAGCACGTGCTCGTGTTGCATTATCTGGATTATCGCTGGCAGAATATTTCCGCGATGGCGATGAACAGACAGGTGGACGTGACATTTTATTTTTCATGGATAATATTTTCCGTTTTACCCAGGCCGGTTCTGAAGTTTCAGCATTACTCGGGCGTATGCCTTCAGCAGTAGGTTATCAGCCTACTCTGGCTACCGAAATGGGTATTATGCAGGAACGCATTACATCAACCAAGCGTGGTTCTATCACTTCGGTTCAGGCAGTGTATGTACCTGCTGACGACCTTACTGACCCGGCTCCTGCAACTACTTTCGCTCACCTTGATGCGACTACAGTTCTTGACAGGAAAATTTCAGAAATGGGAATTTACCCGGCAGTTAGTCCGCTTGATTCTACATCAAGAATTCTTACTCCGGATATTGTTGGTGCAGAACATTACAACACGGCTCAGCGCGTTAAGGAAATTTTACAACGTTATAAAGAACTCCAGGATATTATTGCTATTCTTGGTATGGACGAACTTTCTGATGAAGATAAACTTGTTGTTCATCGTGCAAGAAGAGTACAGCGTTTCCTTTCACAACCGTTCCACGTTGCTACACAATTTACCGGTATTCCCGGGTCATTTGTAAGTATTGAAGATACCGTGAAAGGATTCAAAATGATTATGAATGGTGAAGTTGACGAATATCCTGAAATGGCTTTCAGTATGGTGGGTACTATTGAAGAAGCTATTGAAAAGGGAAAGAAAATGATTGCGGAAGCAAAATAA
- the atpC gene encoding ATP synthase F1 subunit epsilon, which yields MLIEIITPDKKVFSGEVSLAKFPGTNGSFELLNNHAPIISTLTKGKIKIIDSEKKTQFFEINSGVVEVQKNKIIVLAE from the coding sequence ATGCTCATAGAAATTATTACACCCGATAAAAAAGTATTTTCAGGAGAAGTAAGTTTGGCTAAATTCCCTGGTACCAATGGCTCTTTTGAATTACTGAATAATCATGCTCCTATTATTTCTACCCTTACCAAAGGAAAAATAAAAATTATTGATTCGGAAAAGAAAACCCAGTTTTTTGAAATTAATAGCGGAGTAGTTGAAGTTCAGAAAAACAAGATTATTGTTTTAGCTGAATAA
- a CDS encoding alpha/beta hydrolase-fold protein: protein MKKFSCALVIGFILSGTSFSQTIKIDSINSSILKRKVATTIILPSDYDTTKIYPVLYFLHWWGGDNNSYLSTSLITEMKNRKIIIVTPNADTCWYVNSFSDTANKYEDFLSLELFKYIDKKYKTDSKRQAIGGFSMGGYGAVQIGLKHTDRFKYIASVCGAINAPFYDIPLTLESPLNFIINSVRLSFGNEKFYKPNNTNVFSIIKTIKSSDNLLIYLAVAKQDEFDFIVPQHKIFIKELESKKIKYLYNEFDGGHFDGKVLDACLSSLLDKFLEI from the coding sequence ATGAAAAAATTTAGTTGCGCATTAGTTATAGGGTTTATATTATCCGGGACATCTTTTTCCCAAACCATAAAAATCGATTCAATAAATTCATCAATACTAAAAAGAAAAGTTGCAACCACAATCATACTTCCATCAGATTATGACACAACTAAGATTTATCCGGTACTTTATTTTTTGCATTGGTGGGGTGGCGATAATAATAGCTATTTATCGACCAGCCTGATTACAGAAATGAAAAACAGGAAAATAATTATTGTAACTCCAAATGCAGATACATGCTGGTATGTAAACTCGTTTTCTGATACGGCAAATAAATACGAAGATTTTTTGTCTCTGGAATTATTCAAATACATTGATAAAAAATATAAAACAGATTCTAAACGACAAGCTATTGGCGGTTTTTCGATGGGTGGTTATGGTGCAGTTCAAATTGGATTAAAACATACAGATCGTTTTAAATATATTGCTTCAGTTTGCGGGGCAATAAATGCCCCATTTTATGATATTCCATTAACTTTGGAATCACCTCTTAATTTTATTATCAATAGCGTAAGGCTATCGTTTGGTAATGAAAAATTTTATAAACCCAATAACACGAATGTATTTTCAATTATTAAAACAATAAAATCATCCGATAATTTGTTGATTTATCTTGCCGTTGCAAAACAAGACGAATTTGATTTTATAGTACCGCAGCATAAAATATTTATTAAAGAACTCGAAAGTAAAAAAATAAAATACCTGTATAATGAATTTGATGGTGGACATTTTGATGGCAAAGTACTTGATGCTTGCTTATCATCATTATTAGATAAATTTTTAGAAATATAA
- the rodA gene encoding rod shape-determining protein RodA: MREQKNIFQNIDWITIGIYLALVLIGWMNIYSAVYNDEHTSIFDFSQSYGKQMIWIVCAIVIALIIMSTDIKFFPAFSYIFYAIVIVLLIGVLLFGSVTAGSKSWFLIGSFKLQPSEFAKFATCLAISKYLSTTNIRMQDIRTKMLSALILGFPAILILLQNDTGSAIVYVAFIFVLYREGLSGNVLIVGLFAIVLFFLSLLINKFIIIGALVLVALIFFMYIRKRKKEIFTLAFLLIVTSGFVFSVDYVYENVLESHQKDRIDVLTGKIHDYKGVGYNVNQSKIAIGSGGFFGKGFLQGTQTKFDFVPEQSTDFIYCTVGEEWGFVGSLLVIVLYVWLFLRIIFMAERQRSTYARIYGYGVASILFFHFTINIAMTIGLAPVIGIPLPFISYGGSSLWAFTMLLFVFVKQDANRLLLL, translated from the coding sequence ATGCGAGAACAAAAAAACATATTTCAAAATATCGACTGGATAACTATAGGGATATACCTCGCCCTGGTTCTTATCGGCTGGATGAATATTTATTCGGCCGTATATAATGATGAACATACAAGCATCTTTGATTTCTCGCAAAGCTACGGCAAGCAAATGATCTGGATTGTTTGCGCAATCGTTATTGCATTAATAATCATGTCAACCGATATAAAATTCTTCCCGGCATTTTCATATATTTTTTATGCTATTGTAATTGTTCTATTAATTGGCGTCTTACTTTTTGGTAGTGTTACAGCTGGCTCTAAATCATGGTTCCTGATAGGTAGTTTTAAATTGCAACCTTCCGAATTTGCTAAATTCGCAACTTGTTTAGCCATTTCAAAATACCTTAGCACAACAAATATCCGCATGCAGGATATCCGAACGAAAATGCTCTCTGCTCTTATCCTCGGATTCCCCGCCATTCTGATACTTCTTCAGAATGATACCGGTTCTGCCATTGTTTATGTAGCGTTTATTTTTGTACTTTATCGTGAAGGTCTTTCAGGAAACGTACTTATAGTAGGACTTTTTGCTATCGTATTATTTTTTCTTTCATTACTTATAAATAAATTCATTATTATCGGCGCCCTGGTATTGGTTGCATTAATATTTTTCATGTATATCCGTAAAAGGAAAAAAGAAATTTTCACTCTTGCATTTTTATTAATAGTTACATCGGGTTTTGTTTTCTCGGTTGATTATGTATATGAAAATGTTTTAGAGTCGCATCAGAAAGACAGGATAGATGTTCTGACCGGGAAAATTCACGATTACAAAGGTGTTGGATATAATGTAAATCAATCAAAGATTGCTATTGGGTCGGGTGGATTTTTCGGAAAAGGATTTTTACAAGGCACACAAACAAAATTTGATTTTGTTCCCGAGCAAAGCACCGATTTTATTTATTGCACTGTTGGTGAAGAATGGGGATTTGTAGGAAGTCTCCTGGTAATTGTTCTTTATGTCTGGCTTTTCCTTCGCATTATTTTTATGGCGGAACGACAACGTTCAACTTACGCGCGAATTTATGGATATGGTGTTGCTTCTATTTTATTTTTCCACTTCACCATAAATATCGCTATGACCATAGGGCTTGCCCCGGTAATAGGAATTCCGTTGCCTTTTATCAGTTACGGCGGTTCATCGCTTTGGGCATTTACAATGCTGCTTTTTGTTTTTGTAAAACAGGATGCGAACAGATTGTTGTTATTATAA